Proteins found in one Gimesia chilikensis genomic segment:
- a CDS encoding CHAT domain-containing protein encodes MPAPQKYASMGGGGLALLFLLCAWFAGSRWGLPTEHLQAQQPDQPLVAPRPAILSDTSSARQRRQLLTKMEAVWLEGNLTEAIALAEKLFRLEQKIFGSESDEAAWRLRDLAKYSLENNQVDAALRYATQSSEIIDRLHQTESWKTEDALRFQQTLVAISDLPLTKRMKFLNAERDFLNGLLENDYRAALEANLLRAGVLLELLGDRHLSVIEALLRSQELLVVMNDPSSSITQIQRLDQLIPQVTKTPHPVHAYLHKVWADQALHGGATDLADEHFRKSVKFYEQSKVDFLPDYAITLNNFGLFLIRTGRFDEAHHVLKKACSLLRNRVGLINSQTQLLEYNLISLEQYLSQQALPEHNWDTAERYLENSLATLKQIESDTGKSQYQIRDVEWDLKVLRRCRTMNQASLQEMDRCLALKSQIDTNTIPGDEAAALALSREYRDLVQKLFGANTPSTVRADFQVAKQTNDRDAKLTLYRSLLEPMRAVVGDDHPAYAELLIEIADWTEPASEQTLKQAETATGIYEQNSWHQTPEYARALRIVGRIRNTLRRDDAIESLLKAEGVLKEQRLTSGIDYLITLNELLFYYRNHDQLIEAIPYCQTAEELARQLLKVDRGLAAQTCNQVATIYETLGRTDEALQNYLRAVNIFDELAGPPSRAQLITLKNVAGLYRRQRQYVSAEDFFRRFLKMVETPGLYDRGLQVDAVLGLTSMYQEQERYQEARSLLGQLDQSLQQDEKISTLWCNIRLAQISLEQSDEKSDKAVALFEELWNVLATGTFPPQSESTLQKDQSPQSTLERPQIYREREWLRFLQQVKGISGQFSDPAPYLHVLKVIRDHAREWDQNEPWHLADAENELREARKYADLSPEARLRLKEAEEWESKALDQSGSEATADRLSLLEKVLATQTEILGRKHRAVATTCLEFAQLQRKSGRISGAMDSYREAVRIRSELLGDRHAETAEAKSEAALGAMAAGDVQQAQRWLSEAIKTQTEILGENAPALAESYHRLVKYYIYQGQHAEALELAQSTCQRYEAVFGKMSLKNAEALKTLSSVYSALGNDMQAIYPLLESMEIVSGLDVDSRAETEFTLAAGWQLLQFPLSHALLQEVVDEFVAKLKMTDPDSKDYANALELRGMLSFNQKKYEEAETYFQQSLQIYRKFFENPNHPQISELLNNLGAVALNRGKLEQAEQYLEQAFSSRLENTVTGNEIQFLIFYNLAEVKARLGKSATALKYLTRCFEIDERSLMTNLLLRPEAALTKLLNNRFNLYSLLVTLQLSGQLPEDSVSDVFSRILGRKGLALDIACQMNAAQNALIHDAGTASKLQEIQQLRIWLAESSVTGEEFEKQQVSNDGEKFVPNRQTKAVLRIQELQEQVALAIREAGLQLQLTGVDVEEIRGRLAPDSALIEFVVSGLIDLKNPTSRAGDDPHLLAFYLPSDAKRACRLVDLGRIRDINDQIEKLRGHIERVPRSLRFMSEDELESQYQELSSQLYRSLLQPFDEELSKLDHLVIAPDGQLHFIPFAALTRANGHYLVEDLAISYVSSGRDLLREKATPGRGTLVLADPDYDATREQRISQAKTLGIDLSDHQKFALRGADQTELRSLRWRPLPGARKEAASVQTHLDGSIYAPVQVFYGGDAAEDVFKTVVSPRIVHIATHGFYLPLEYAGAYNESRSVQRSSGSALGRLRYVDNPLLRSGLVLAGANQLATSSEKRGVNLEDGWLTAQEISSMDFRNTELVVLSACESGLGDSELGNGVRGLQRAFIVAGAHSLLTSMFEVPDKETRELMDSFYEKFVQSGDQVKSMQAAQQKLILQRREESDAAHPFFWASFFIVGQPEKTPAGK; translated from the coding sequence GAAGATGGAAGCGGTCTGGCTGGAAGGGAACCTGACGGAAGCGATCGCGCTGGCTGAAAAGCTTTTTAGGCTCGAACAGAAAATCTTTGGTTCCGAGTCGGACGAGGCGGCGTGGCGACTTCGCGATCTTGCCAAATATTCGCTGGAAAACAACCAGGTTGATGCCGCATTACGGTACGCAACTCAGTCGTCGGAAATCATTGATCGCTTACATCAGACCGAGTCCTGGAAAACTGAGGACGCCCTGCGTTTTCAACAGACTCTGGTTGCAATCTCCGACCTGCCGCTCACAAAACGCATGAAGTTTCTGAATGCAGAACGGGACTTCTTAAATGGTTTGCTGGAGAATGACTATCGTGCCGCATTGGAGGCGAATCTTCTGCGGGCCGGCGTGCTGCTGGAACTGCTGGGAGATCGCCATCTCAGTGTGATCGAAGCTTTGCTGAGAAGCCAGGAGCTGTTGGTTGTCATGAACGACCCGAGTTCCTCAATCACACAAATTCAGCGGCTCGATCAACTGATACCACAGGTCACGAAGACTCCGCATCCCGTGCATGCGTACTTACATAAGGTCTGGGCCGACCAGGCACTGCATGGTGGGGCTACGGATCTTGCTGACGAACACTTCCGCAAATCCGTAAAATTCTACGAGCAGTCGAAAGTGGATTTCCTGCCGGATTATGCAATCACACTTAACAATTTCGGTTTGTTTCTGATACGAACCGGCCGGTTTGACGAAGCCCATCATGTTCTAAAGAAAGCCTGCAGTCTTTTGAGAAATCGCGTCGGGCTTATCAATTCCCAGACGCAACTGCTGGAGTACAACCTGATCAGTCTCGAACAATATCTCAGTCAGCAGGCGTTGCCTGAGCATAACTGGGATACTGCAGAGCGCTATCTCGAGAACAGCCTTGCTACTTTGAAACAGATTGAATCCGATACCGGAAAGAGCCAGTACCAGATACGGGACGTTGAGTGGGACCTGAAGGTTTTGCGGCGGTGTCGAACGATGAATCAAGCTTCATTACAGGAAATGGACCGTTGCCTGGCTCTGAAATCACAGATTGATACGAACACAATCCCGGGTGACGAAGCCGCAGCGCTGGCACTGAGTCGTGAGTATCGTGATCTGGTTCAGAAGTTGTTCGGGGCGAATACTCCGTCAACGGTACGTGCTGATTTTCAGGTCGCAAAACAGACGAATGATCGCGATGCCAAACTCACGCTCTACAGATCACTTCTCGAGCCAATGCGCGCGGTGGTGGGAGATGACCATCCGGCGTACGCAGAACTTCTCATCGAAATTGCCGACTGGACTGAGCCGGCTTCTGAACAGACACTGAAACAGGCAGAGACCGCTACCGGGATTTACGAGCAAAATTCCTGGCACCAGACCCCGGAATATGCTCGTGCCCTGCGAATCGTTGGTCGGATTCGAAATACACTGCGCCGGGATGACGCCATCGAGTCACTGCTCAAAGCCGAAGGTGTCTTGAAAGAACAGCGTCTCACCAGTGGTATCGATTATCTTATCACGTTAAACGAGCTTCTGTTCTATTACCGCAATCACGATCAGCTGATCGAAGCGATTCCTTATTGTCAAACTGCAGAAGAGTTGGCGCGGCAGCTGCTGAAAGTCGATCGAGGTCTTGCCGCCCAAACCTGTAACCAGGTTGCGACGATCTACGAAACTCTGGGACGGACCGATGAGGCGCTTCAGAACTATTTGCGAGCAGTGAATATTTTCGATGAACTTGCAGGTCCGCCAAGCCGCGCCCAACTGATCACATTGAAGAACGTCGCGGGACTTTATCGCAGGCAGCGGCAATACGTGTCCGCGGAAGACTTCTTTCGGCGATTTCTGAAAATGGTCGAAACACCCGGTTTGTACGATAGGGGATTACAGGTCGATGCTGTATTGGGTCTCACCTCCATGTACCAGGAACAGGAACGATACCAGGAAGCACGCAGCCTGCTCGGCCAGTTGGATCAGTCTCTACAGCAGGATGAAAAAATCTCGACGCTCTGGTGTAATATTCGACTGGCACAGATCTCGCTTGAGCAGTCAGACGAAAAATCAGACAAAGCTGTTGCGCTGTTTGAGGAATTATGGAATGTGCTCGCAACAGGTACCTTTCCACCGCAATCAGAGTCGACGTTGCAGAAGGATCAGTCCCCCCAATCGACGCTGGAACGTCCGCAAATTTACAGGGAACGGGAGTGGTTGAGATTTCTCCAGCAAGTGAAGGGGATTAGCGGTCAGTTTTCGGATCCGGCGCCTTACCTGCATGTGCTGAAAGTCATAAGGGATCACGCCCGGGAATGGGATCAAAATGAACCGTGGCATCTGGCCGACGCGGAGAATGAATTACGTGAGGCACGAAAATATGCGGACCTGTCTCCCGAAGCTCGTCTGAGATTGAAAGAGGCAGAGGAGTGGGAGTCAAAGGCCCTGGATCAGTCCGGCAGCGAAGCAACGGCAGATCGGCTTTCGCTGCTGGAAAAAGTGCTGGCGACTCAGACTGAGATTCTGGGACGCAAACACCGGGCTGTCGCGACCACCTGTCTGGAGTTCGCCCAGCTCCAGAGAAAATCCGGACGGATCAGCGGCGCGATGGACTCTTATCGTGAGGCAGTCCGGATTCGATCCGAACTGCTGGGCGATCGACATGCGGAGACTGCGGAAGCCAAATCGGAGGCTGCACTCGGTGCAATGGCAGCCGGAGATGTTCAACAGGCGCAGCGATGGTTGTCCGAGGCGATCAAAACTCAAACGGAAATTCTGGGGGAGAACGCCCCGGCTCTGGCAGAGAGCTATCATCGGCTGGTGAAGTATTACATTTATCAGGGACAGCATGCCGAAGCGCTGGAACTGGCGCAATCCACCTGTCAACGATATGAAGCCGTGTTCGGTAAGATGAGTCTGAAGAATGCCGAGGCCCTGAAGACACTTTCTTCCGTTTATTCAGCTCTCGGAAATGACATGCAGGCCATTTATCCTTTGCTGGAATCCATGGAGATTGTGAGTGGCCTGGACGTTGATTCGCGTGCAGAAACGGAGTTCACCCTGGCTGCTGGCTGGCAACTTCTGCAGTTTCCACTCTCGCATGCGCTCCTGCAGGAAGTTGTCGATGAATTTGTGGCGAAACTGAAGATGACAGATCCCGATTCAAAGGACTATGCGAATGCACTTGAACTTCGAGGGATGTTGAGTTTTAACCAGAAAAAGTATGAGGAAGCTGAGACATACTTTCAGCAATCACTCCAGATCTACAGGAAGTTTTTCGAAAATCCCAATCATCCACAGATATCAGAGCTCCTGAATAATCTTGGAGCGGTCGCCCTGAATCGGGGAAAACTGGAGCAGGCAGAGCAGTATCTGGAGCAGGCTTTCAGCTCCAGATTGGAGAACACTGTCACGGGGAACGAAATCCAGTTTCTGATTTTCTACAATCTCGCGGAAGTGAAGGCGCGCCTGGGGAAATCCGCTACCGCTCTGAAATATCTGACACGCTGTTTTGAAATCGATGAACGTTCTCTCATGACAAATCTGCTGCTCAGACCGGAAGCAGCACTGACCAAGCTCTTGAATAACCGGTTTAATCTCTATTCACTGCTCGTGACTCTGCAACTCTCGGGGCAGCTGCCCGAGGATTCCGTTTCAGACGTGTTTTCCCGTATTCTGGGACGCAAGGGACTGGCATTGGACATCGCCTGCCAGATGAATGCGGCTCAGAACGCATTGATTCACGATGCCGGCACCGCCAGTAAACTCCAGGAAATCCAGCAGCTGCGGATCTGGCTGGCAGAGTCCAGCGTGACCGGAGAGGAGTTCGAGAAGCAGCAGGTTTCCAATGACGGCGAGAAATTTGTACCGAACCGTCAGACCAAAGCTGTGCTCCGAATTCAGGAACTGCAGGAACAGGTTGCCCTCGCAATCCGGGAGGCCGGTCTGCAACTGCAATTGACGGGCGTCGATGTCGAAGAGATTCGCGGGAGACTGGCTCCTGACAGTGCGTTAATCGAGTTTGTTGTCAGCGGCCTGATCGATCTGAAAAACCCGACTTCGCGCGCAGGGGACGACCCGCATCTACTTGCTTTTTATCTGCCATCCGATGCAAAGCGGGCCTGCCGTCTCGTCGATCTGGGGCGAATCAGGGATATCAACGATCAGATTGAAAAACTTCGGGGGCATATCGAACGCGTTCCCCGTTCGCTCCGTTTCATGTCGGAAGACGAATTGGAGTCTCAATATCAGGAATTGAGTTCCCAGCTCTATCGCAGCCTGCTGCAGCCTTTTGATGAAGAACTGTCGAAACTCGACCACCTCGTGATCGCCCCGGATGGACAACTTCATTTTATTCCGTTTGCTGCGCTGACACGTGCGAATGGTCACTATCTGGTTGAGGACCTGGCCATCAGCTATGTCTCTTCCGGGCGGGATCTGCTCCGTGAGAAAGCAACGCCCGGCCGTGGTACTCTGGTGCTCGCCGACCCGGATTATGATGCGACCCGCGAACAGCGGATCTCGCAGGCGAAAACACTCGGCATTGATTTGTCGGATCATCAGAAATTTGCGTTGCGAGGTGCCGACCAGACGGAACTGAGATCGCTCCGCTGGAGGCCTTTACCGGGAGCTCGGAAAGAAGCCGCGTCTGTTCAGACTCACCTGGATGGTTCCATTTACGCTCCCGTGCAGGTCTTTTACGGAGGGGACGCAGCTGAAGACGTCTTTAAAACGGTGGTCTCTCCCCGGATTGTCCACATCGCGACTCATGGATTTTATCTCCCACTGGAATATGCCGGAGCGTATAACGAGAGTCGGTCGGTTCAGAGATCGTCCGGTTCGGCTCTGGGAAGGTTGCGATATGTCGACAATCCGCTGTTGCGATCCGGGCTTGTGCTCGCGGGAGCCAATCAGCTGGCAACGAGCAGCGAGAAGCGAGGCGTCAATCTTGAGGACGGCTGGCTGACTGCCCAGGAAATCTCATCGATGGATTTTCGTAATACGGAACTGGTTGTGCTGAGTGCTTGCGAAAGCGGTCTGGGAGATTCTGAACTGGGGAATGGGGTGCGGGGATTACAGCGGGCGTTTATCGTGGCTGGAGCGCATAGCCTGTTGACGAGTATGTTCGAAGTCCCAGACAAAGAGACGCGCGAACTGATGGATTCGTTTTATGAAAAATTCGTTCAATCAGGCGATCAGGTCAAATCCATGCAAGCGGCCCAGCAAAAACTCATTTTGCAGCGAAGGGAGGAAAGTGATGCCGCCCACCCCTTCTTCTGGGCAAGTTTCTTTATCGTGGGACAGCCAGAAAAAACTCCCGCCGGCAAGTAA
- a CDS encoding lipocalin-like domain-containing protein — protein sequence MTFNINTKLFREFCNKTLVKSLLCGALAFNTLGGSGFAVAADPVSRASEYEEWGLDYPGKGAQQGSAAPANRPAPQTPTAQPPASNPSALMGGTVPQNIAGSIEQAVVHVIVFYADGKHMVMPGWIVDTERRIILTFALLKNATKVQIAYPQVPSRDKDSLVGSPAVILKYDGKMDVAYLQAKTMPQELVHLTASNAPQGGMPHRTASHKPTAPVPPVQGGHNGGQQGGLQWGGQQGGFNGGQSQGNGGYTPPQQQSNPLVGKWYLQDVLNGVQIQIAVAFSAQGEFAMEVMAVDSNGQQKYDSDNGTYRINGNTLVVSTGDGVEQSKFWFENGVLYVQMVADGTTMAFQKAS from the coding sequence ATGACCTTCAACATCAACACAAAACTGTTTCGTGAATTCTGCAACAAAACACTGGTAAAAAGCCTGCTCTGCGGAGCCCTTGCTTTCAACACGCTGGGCGGATCTGGTTTCGCTGTCGCAGCTGATCCGGTCTCTCGTGCTTCAGAGTATGAGGAGTGGGGACTTGATTATCCTGGCAAGGGGGCACAGCAGGGATCAGCAGCACCAGCCAATCGACCTGCTCCGCAAACTCCCACTGCTCAACCCCCTGCATCGAACCCATCAGCCCTGATGGGGGGCACGGTACCTCAGAACATCGCCGGCTCAATTGAGCAGGCCGTGGTTCACGTCATCGTGTTCTACGCTGATGGCAAACATATGGTGATGCCAGGGTGGATCGTCGATACGGAACGTCGGATTATCCTGACCTTCGCTCTACTCAAAAATGCCACCAAGGTTCAAATTGCCTACCCCCAGGTACCTTCCCGTGATAAGGATTCGCTGGTCGGTTCTCCCGCTGTGATCCTGAAGTACGACGGCAAGATGGATGTGGCTTATCTGCAGGCGAAAACAATGCCTCAGGAACTCGTCCACCTGACAGCTTCAAACGCACCACAGGGTGGCATGCCTCACCGCACTGCCAGCCACAAACCAACTGCACCAGTGCCTCCTGTTCAGGGTGGTCACAATGGCGGGCAGCAAGGTGGCCTCCAGTGGGGTGGACAGCAGGGTGGCTTCAATGGTGGTCAGTCTCAGGGAAATGGTGGATACACACCTCCCCAGCAGCAGTCGAACCCGCTCGTCGGAAAATGGTATCTGCAGGATGTCTTGAACGGGGTACAGATTCAGATCGCCGTCGCCTTCAGTGCTCAAGGCGAGTTTGCGATGGAAGTAATGGCTGTCGACTCCAATGGCCAGCAGAAATATGACTCCGACAATGGAACGTACAGAATCAACGGTAACACACTGGTCGTCAGCACCGGCGATGGTGTGGAACAGTCAAAGTTCTGGTTTGAAAATGGTGTCCTGTATGTGCAGATGGTTGCCGACGGAACCACCATGGCTTTCCAGAAAGCATCGTAA
- a CDS encoding ECF-type sigma factor yields MSDVTMILSRIEHGNPEAAEQLLPIVYDELRKLAAARLANESPEQTLQATALVHEAYIRLVDVEQAQRWDSRGHFFAAAAEAMRRILVESARRKSRTRHGGKVQRVELNPDLISPPNLGVDLLALDEALHRLELLDERKARLVKLRYFAGLSMSEAAQALGVSLATTERDWRYARVWLLRELSEERES; encoded by the coding sequence ATGTCTGACGTGACGATGATTTTGTCTCGCATTGAACACGGGAACCCCGAAGCGGCCGAGCAGTTGCTGCCGATCGTCTACGACGAACTGCGCAAATTGGCAGCAGCCAGACTGGCCAATGAGAGTCCGGAGCAAACACTACAGGCTACTGCCTTGGTGCATGAAGCTTACATTCGCCTGGTCGATGTGGAGCAAGCGCAACGGTGGGACTCACGCGGCCATTTTTTTGCGGCAGCCGCCGAGGCGATGAGGCGGATTCTGGTCGAATCAGCGCGACGAAAATCACGGACTCGGCACGGAGGAAAGGTTCAACGGGTCGAACTCAATCCAGATCTCATCTCCCCTCCCAATCTCGGCGTCGATCTCCTTGCCCTGGATGAGGCACTGCATCGGCTTGAACTGTTGGATGAGCGAAAAGCCAGGCTGGTCAAGCTGCGTTACTTCGCCGGGCTGTCCATGTCGGAAGCCGCCCAGGCATTGGGAGTATCGCTTGCAACTACTGAACGTGACTGGAGATATGCGCGAGTCTGGTTGCTGCGTGAACTTAGTGAGGAGCGAGAAAGTTGA